The following are encoded in a window of Salvelinus fontinalis isolate EN_2023a unplaced genomic scaffold, ASM2944872v1 scaffold_0752, whole genome shotgun sequence genomic DNA:
- the LOC129847186 gene encoding MHC class II regulatory factor RFX1-like isoform X2 translates to MATTGYVGELQPVTTQPQGAASGSVTVAGQSSASAAPHTVVAPTQQFLAELQTTVGAPAAAAGQTTPPVQATPTAAQKTAVVQVAPTQAPPPQTQYVTAEIQGSSSQANNAQNAPQYIVVTVTEGSLHSSDSVSDSSPPPAVVQQTGVPTQVVQQVQAAQQRSVVQATSQITAKTEQGITTQLSVTNLQPIHLTQEVQQQLQQVPVQHVYTNQVQYVEGGDNNYTTSTIRSGSFTYTDTPLYTQTTAAPYYEAPPTSGSQVPTTGTPLTVSVTTGSTGGVSMYVAGTGQIVANPAAATGGGATVVATGGTANGTGEGVGANGSGGSYVIQGGYMLSGNSQGGYSSHNARSSPATVSTTEGEEGSGVPSADKKWLLDNYETAEGVSLPRSTLYCHYLLHCQEQKLEPVNAASFGKLIRSVFMGLRTRRLGTRGNSKYHYYGLRIKACSSLIRLMEDQQHLAMRQQPFSQKQRLKPVQKVEGMTNGTAAGSGQQQQQQGAGLSDISSQVQQYQQFLDASRTLPEFPDLDLQGKALPEGIELEHIKSFQLLYREHCEAILDVTINLQFTLVETLWKTFWRFEESPSGDTGTLAVHDESEKRLPKDCLVILCKYDPVLRWSRDCDNTLYQGLVEILIPDVLRPIPSALTQAIRNFAKSLESWLTNAMMNIPEEMVRIKVTSASSFAQTLRRYTSLNHLAQAARAVLQNTAQINQMLSDLNRVDFANVQEQASWVCRCEDRVVQQLEQDFKLTLQQQNSLEQWAAWLDGVVSQVLKPYQASAAFPKAAKLFLLKWSFYSSMVIRDLTLRSAASFGSFHLIRLLYDEYMYYLIEHRVAQAKGETPIAVMGEFASLGRSLNPLDPDKEEEEEEEEESDDECQELSLPSDGAGLGEESLEPPTKLARTDQRVLFTTGQD, encoded by the exons ATGGCCACGACAGGCtacgttggggagttgcagcccGTGACGACCCAGCCCCAAGGGGCAGCGAGTGGGAGTGTGACGGTGGCCGGACAGTCCTCAGCCTCCGCTGCCCCACACACCGTGGTAGCTCCTACGCAGCAGTTCCTGGCCGAGCTTCAGACCACGGTGGGGGCTCCTGCAGCCGCAGCAGGACAAACCACACCCCCTGTACAAGCCACTCCCACAGCGGCACAGAAGACAGCAG TTGTCCAGGTGGCACCCACACAGGCTCCTCCCCCCCAGACCCAGTATGTGACGGCTGAGATCCAGGGTTCCTCATCACAGGCCAACAACGCCCAGAACGCCCCCCAGTACATCGTAGTCACCGTCACAG AGGGCTCTCTCCATTCAAGTGACTCTGTGTCTGACTCCAGCCCTCCTCCAGCTGTGGTACAGCAGACTGGGGTTCCCACACAGGTGGTGCAGCAGGTGCAAGCAGCCCAGCAG AGGTCAGTGGTGCAGGCAACGTCCCAGATCACAGCCAAGACTGAACAGGGTATCACCACCCAGCTGAGTGTCACCAACCTGCAGCCCATCCACCTCACTCAGGAG gtgCAGCAGCAGCTCCAGCAGGTGCCAGTGCAGCATGTGTACACCAATCAGGTGCAGTATGTTGAAGGAGGAGACAACAACTACACCACCAGCACAAT tcgtTCAGGCAGCTTCACCTACACAGACACCCCTTTGTACACTCAGACCACCGCCGCCCCTTACTACGAAGCCCCTCCCACTTCTGGCTCACAGGTCCCCACCACCGGCACACCCCTGACCGTCTCCGTGACAACGGGCTCCACCGGTGGTGTGTCTATGTACGTGGCTGGCACAGGCCAGATCGTGGCCAATCCGGCGGCCGCCACTGGGGGTGGGGCGACAGTGGTGGCGACAGGGGGAACGGCCAATGGGACTGGGGAAGGGGTGGGGGCTAATGGAAGCGGGGGCAGCTATGTGATCCAGGGGGGGTACATGCTGAGCGGCAACAGTCAGGGGGGCTACTCCTCCCACAACGCCCGCTCCTCTCCTGCCACCGTCAGTACAACAGAGGGCGAGGAGGGTAGTGGCGTACCGTCGGCAGACAAAAAG TGGCTGCTAGATAACTATGAGACAGCTGAAGGGGTCAGTCTGCCTCGCTCCACCCTCTACTGCCACTACCTGCTGCACTGCCAGGAGCAGAAGCTGGAGCCCGTCAACGCTGCCTCCTTTGGGAAGCTGATCAGATCCGTGTTCATGGGGCTACGCACGCGCCGCCTGGGCACCCG ggggAACTCCAAGTACCACTATTACGGCCTGAGAATCAAGGCCTGCTCCTCTCTGATCCGACTGATGGAGGACCAGCAGCACCTGGCCATGAGACAGCAGCCCTTCTCTCAGAAACAGAG gttGAAGCCGGTGCAGAAGGTGGAGGGGATGACCAATGGCACGGCGGCAGGCTCGGGccaacagcagcaacagcaggGGGCGGGGCTCTCTGACATCAGCTCCCAAGTGCAGCAGTACCAGCAGTTCCTGG ACGCGTCTCGGACCCTCCCAGAGTTCCCTGACCTTGACCTGCAGGGGAAGGCCCTACCGGAGGGCATAGAACTGGAGCACATCAAGAGCTTCCAGCTGCTGTATCGGGAACACTGTGAG GCTATTCTGGACGTGACGATCAACCTGCAGTTCACCCTGGTGGAGACCCTGTGGAAGACCTTCTGGAGGTTTGAAGAGAGCCCGAGTGGAGACACTGGCACACTGGCTGT ACATGATGAGTCTGAGAAGCGCCTGCCTAAGGACTGTCTAGTGATCCTGTGTAAGTACGACCCTGTGCTCCGCTGGAGCCGCGACTGTGACAACACCCTGTACCAGGGCCTGGTGGAGATCCTCATCCCCGACGTGCTGCGGCCCATCCCCA GTGCCTTAACTCAAGCCATCCGCAACTTTGCCAAAAGTCTGGAGAGTTGGTTGACCAACGCTATGATGAACATCCCAGAAGAGATGGTCCGCATTAAG gTAACGTCAGCCAGTTCGTTTGCCCAGACGCTGCGCAGGTACACCTCTCTGAACCACCTGGCCCAGGCAGCCAGGGCCGTGCTACAGAACACAGCTCAGATAAACCAGATGCTCAGCGACCTCAACCGTGTGGACTTCGCCAACGTTCAG gAGCAGGCGTCGTGGGTGTGTCGCTGTGAGGACCGTGTGGTGCAGCAGTTGGAGCAGGACTTCAAGCTGACCCTGCAGCAGCAGAACTCTCTGGAGCAGTGGGCTGCCTGGCTGGACGGGGTGGTCTCCCAGGTCCTAAAGCCCTACCAGGCCAGCGCTGCCTTCCCCAAGGCAGCCAAGCTCTTCCTGCTCAAGTGGTCCTTCTACAG TTCCATGGTGATCAGAGACCTGACTCTGCGTAGTGCTGCCAGCTTTGGATCCTTCCACCTGATCAGACTGCTGTATGATGAGTACATGTACTACCTGATAGAACACAGAGTGGCCCAGGCTAAAGGAGAGACACCCATCGCTGTCATGGGAGAg TTCGCCAGTCTTGGCAGGAGTTTGAACCCACTGGATCCAGACAAAG aagaggaagaggaggaggaagaggagagcgatGACGAGTGTCAGGAGCTGTCTCTGCCCTCTGACGGGGCGGGGCTGGGGGAGGAGTCTCTGGAGCCACCTACCAAGCTGGCCAGAACCGACCAGAGAGTACTCTTCACCACGGGCCaggactga
- the LOC129847186 gene encoding MHC class II regulatory factor RFX1-like isoform X1: MATTGYVGELQPVTTQPQGAASGSVTVAGQSSASAAPHTVVAPTQQFLAELQTTVGAPAAAAGQTTPPVQATPTAAQKTAVVQVAPTQAPPPQTQYVTAEIQGSSSQANNAQNAPQYIVVTVTEGSLHSSDSVSDSSPPPAVVQQTGVPTQVVQQVQAAQQRSVVQATSQITAKTEQGITTQLSVTNLQPIHLTQEVQQQLQQVPVQHVYTNQVQYVEGGDNNYTTSTIRSGSFTYTDTPLYTQTTAAPYYEAPPTSGSQVPTTGTPLTVSVTTGSTGGVSMYVAGTGQIVANPAAATGGGATVVATGGTANGTGEGVGANGSGGSYVIQGGYMLSGNSQGGYSSHNARSSPATVSTTEGEEGSGVPSADKKVQWLLDNYETAEGVSLPRSTLYCHYLLHCQEQKLEPVNAASFGKLIRSVFMGLRTRRLGTRGNSKYHYYGLRIKACSSLIRLMEDQQHLAMRQQPFSQKQRLKPVQKVEGMTNGTAAGSGQQQQQQGAGLSDISSQVQQYQQFLDASRTLPEFPDLDLQGKALPEGIELEHIKSFQLLYREHCEAILDVTINLQFTLVETLWKTFWRFEESPSGDTGTLAVHDESEKRLPKDCLVILCKYDPVLRWSRDCDNTLYQGLVEILIPDVLRPIPSALTQAIRNFAKSLESWLTNAMMNIPEEMVRIKVTSASSFAQTLRRYTSLNHLAQAARAVLQNTAQINQMLSDLNRVDFANVQEQASWVCRCEDRVVQQLEQDFKLTLQQQNSLEQWAAWLDGVVSQVLKPYQASAAFPKAAKLFLLKWSFYSSMVIRDLTLRSAASFGSFHLIRLLYDEYMYYLIEHRVAQAKGETPIAVMGEFASLGRSLNPLDPDKEEEEEEEEESDDECQELSLPSDGAGLGEESLEPPTKLARTDQRVLFTTGQD; this comes from the exons ATGGCCACGACAGGCtacgttggggagttgcagcccGTGACGACCCAGCCCCAAGGGGCAGCGAGTGGGAGTGTGACGGTGGCCGGACAGTCCTCAGCCTCCGCTGCCCCACACACCGTGGTAGCTCCTACGCAGCAGTTCCTGGCCGAGCTTCAGACCACGGTGGGGGCTCCTGCAGCCGCAGCAGGACAAACCACACCCCCTGTACAAGCCACTCCCACAGCGGCACAGAAGACAGCAG TTGTCCAGGTGGCACCCACACAGGCTCCTCCCCCCCAGACCCAGTATGTGACGGCTGAGATCCAGGGTTCCTCATCACAGGCCAACAACGCCCAGAACGCCCCCCAGTACATCGTAGTCACCGTCACAG AGGGCTCTCTCCATTCAAGTGACTCTGTGTCTGACTCCAGCCCTCCTCCAGCTGTGGTACAGCAGACTGGGGTTCCCACACAGGTGGTGCAGCAGGTGCAAGCAGCCCAGCAG AGGTCAGTGGTGCAGGCAACGTCCCAGATCACAGCCAAGACTGAACAGGGTATCACCACCCAGCTGAGTGTCACCAACCTGCAGCCCATCCACCTCACTCAGGAG gtgCAGCAGCAGCTCCAGCAGGTGCCAGTGCAGCATGTGTACACCAATCAGGTGCAGTATGTTGAAGGAGGAGACAACAACTACACCACCAGCACAAT tcgtTCAGGCAGCTTCACCTACACAGACACCCCTTTGTACACTCAGACCACCGCCGCCCCTTACTACGAAGCCCCTCCCACTTCTGGCTCACAGGTCCCCACCACCGGCACACCCCTGACCGTCTCCGTGACAACGGGCTCCACCGGTGGTGTGTCTATGTACGTGGCTGGCACAGGCCAGATCGTGGCCAATCCGGCGGCCGCCACTGGGGGTGGGGCGACAGTGGTGGCGACAGGGGGAACGGCCAATGGGACTGGGGAAGGGGTGGGGGCTAATGGAAGCGGGGGCAGCTATGTGATCCAGGGGGGGTACATGCTGAGCGGCAACAGTCAGGGGGGCTACTCCTCCCACAACGCCCGCTCCTCTCCTGCCACCGTCAGTACAACAGAGGGCGAGGAGGGTAGTGGCGTACCGTCGGCAGACAAAAAG GTGCAGTGGCTGCTAGATAACTATGAGACAGCTGAAGGGGTCAGTCTGCCTCGCTCCACCCTCTACTGCCACTACCTGCTGCACTGCCAGGAGCAGAAGCTGGAGCCCGTCAACGCTGCCTCCTTTGGGAAGCTGATCAGATCCGTGTTCATGGGGCTACGCACGCGCCGCCTGGGCACCCG ggggAACTCCAAGTACCACTATTACGGCCTGAGAATCAAGGCCTGCTCCTCTCTGATCCGACTGATGGAGGACCAGCAGCACCTGGCCATGAGACAGCAGCCCTTCTCTCAGAAACAGAG gttGAAGCCGGTGCAGAAGGTGGAGGGGATGACCAATGGCACGGCGGCAGGCTCGGGccaacagcagcaacagcaggGGGCGGGGCTCTCTGACATCAGCTCCCAAGTGCAGCAGTACCAGCAGTTCCTGG ACGCGTCTCGGACCCTCCCAGAGTTCCCTGACCTTGACCTGCAGGGGAAGGCCCTACCGGAGGGCATAGAACTGGAGCACATCAAGAGCTTCCAGCTGCTGTATCGGGAACACTGTGAG GCTATTCTGGACGTGACGATCAACCTGCAGTTCACCCTGGTGGAGACCCTGTGGAAGACCTTCTGGAGGTTTGAAGAGAGCCCGAGTGGAGACACTGGCACACTGGCTGT ACATGATGAGTCTGAGAAGCGCCTGCCTAAGGACTGTCTAGTGATCCTGTGTAAGTACGACCCTGTGCTCCGCTGGAGCCGCGACTGTGACAACACCCTGTACCAGGGCCTGGTGGAGATCCTCATCCCCGACGTGCTGCGGCCCATCCCCA GTGCCTTAACTCAAGCCATCCGCAACTTTGCCAAAAGTCTGGAGAGTTGGTTGACCAACGCTATGATGAACATCCCAGAAGAGATGGTCCGCATTAAG gTAACGTCAGCCAGTTCGTTTGCCCAGACGCTGCGCAGGTACACCTCTCTGAACCACCTGGCCCAGGCAGCCAGGGCCGTGCTACAGAACACAGCTCAGATAAACCAGATGCTCAGCGACCTCAACCGTGTGGACTTCGCCAACGTTCAG gAGCAGGCGTCGTGGGTGTGTCGCTGTGAGGACCGTGTGGTGCAGCAGTTGGAGCAGGACTTCAAGCTGACCCTGCAGCAGCAGAACTCTCTGGAGCAGTGGGCTGCCTGGCTGGACGGGGTGGTCTCCCAGGTCCTAAAGCCCTACCAGGCCAGCGCTGCCTTCCCCAAGGCAGCCAAGCTCTTCCTGCTCAAGTGGTCCTTCTACAG TTCCATGGTGATCAGAGACCTGACTCTGCGTAGTGCTGCCAGCTTTGGATCCTTCCACCTGATCAGACTGCTGTATGATGAGTACATGTACTACCTGATAGAACACAGAGTGGCCCAGGCTAAAGGAGAGACACCCATCGCTGTCATGGGAGAg TTCGCCAGTCTTGGCAGGAGTTTGAACCCACTGGATCCAGACAAAG aagaggaagaggaggaggaagaggagagcgatGACGAGTGTCAGGAGCTGTCTCTGCCCTCTGACGGGGCGGGGCTGGGGGAGGAGTCTCTGGAGCCACCTACCAAGCTGGCCAGAACCGACCAGAGAGTACTCTTCACCACGGGCCaggactga
- the LOC129847189 gene encoding relaxin-3-like → MWKPLVLAVCLLVAGVQGMERPTYGVKLCGREFIRAVIFTCGGSRWRRSLGSAGDFPQDPFSSHDEDSSEGWNSDSQVPEGPFQHVQEGGVFIRRPARSLISEEILEALRMSDRKGRDVVVGLSNACCKWGCSKGDISSLC, encoded by the exons ATGTGGAAACCACTGGTATTAGCTGTGTGTCTGTTAGTGGCTGGGGTGCAGGGGATGGAGCGCCCCACGTATGGAGTGAAGCTATGTGGCCGGGAGTTCATCCGGGCGGTCATTTTCACCTGTGGAGGATCTCGCTGGAGACGGTCACTCGGGAGTGCAG GAGACTTCCCTCAGGACCCTTTCAGCTCCCATGACGAGGACTCATCTGAAGGCTGGAACTCAGACTCCCAGGTCCCAGAGGGTCCCTTCCAGCATGTCCAGGAGGGTGGGGTGTTCATCCGCAGGCCAGCCCGCTCCCTCATCTCAGAGGAGATACTGGAGGCTCTCCGTATGTCAGACCGTAAGGGCCGTGATGTGGTGGTGGGCCTGTCCAACGCCTGCTGCAAGTGGGGCTGCAGCAAGGGAGACATCAGCTCCCTTTGCTGA